TGCATCTAACGCTTGATTTGCTTCCGTTCTTGTGAGGAATGCACCAGCTCTTAAATAATAATATGGTTCTTTATATTCCCATTTTACCTTATAGTCAAATTGATTTTGAAATTTGACTTTTGTTTGTTCCATTAACCTTCTGTCTGTGGTTGTGGTAACTGCAATTCTCCATCCACTTAAGTGGGTTACTGAACTATTGTTCCGGATATATTTTTCCATTTCTCTTGAAACAGTAGGATCTTCTTTTATGATGATGTTGGTTTGCCCTTTTAAAATAGGTCCGCAGAGTATTAAAGAAATCCAAATTAGTTTGATACTGTTATTATATATTGCCATGACAATTTTTAAATTTTTTACCACTTCCGCAAGGACACATATCATTCCTTCCTACTTTGGGTATCGTGTTTCTTATGGTTTGTTGTGCTTGTGCTGCTGCATTACCGGCAGATTCTGCAGCGCGTTTCATATTTTCCTCCGCCCTGCTGGTTCGCGTTTTACTATAATCTGTTTTTTGTGCTTTTGCTTCGGTGACTTGTTGATCTACGGAAAACAATAGTCTGGACTTCGCAAGGAAAGAAGTAATTTCCTGATTCATTTTATAAACCAACTGTTCAAAAAGTTTAAATGCCTCCAGCTTATAAATGACCAGGGGATCTTTTTGCTCAAAGCTTGCAGCTTGTACAGATTCTTTCAATTCATCCATATTTCGCAGGTGTTCTTTCCAATTGTGATCTAGCTTTATCAATGCAATTGTTTTTTCAATATCGCGCATGATGCTTTGACCTGCGGAATCCATTGCTTCGGCCATTTCAACACCAATAGGGATTGGCTCTGTGTGCCCATCCGTTATAGGAATGGCTACCCTTTGATATTTGTTGCCTTCATTTTGTTTTACATTTTTGATCAAGGGCATTAAAACCTCTATAAATTGTTCTTCTTTCTTTTGATACCACTCAAAAAATTGCTTGTTAATTTCGTTTATAATTTCGTGATCGCGGGATTCATTAAAAAAAGATTTATCCATTTGTGGTTCAAATCCTAAAACGCCAATGACATCATATTCAAAGCTTTCATAATCATGATTTGCTTTGTGCCGTGCTAACAGTTGTTCGATCGTAGAATGAAACATATAACTCAGATCTACGGTCAGGCGATCGCCATAAAGAGCGTGATTTCGTTTTTTATAAATAGCCTCGCGTTGAATATTCATGACGTCATCATATTCAAGCAATCTCTTCCGAATTCCAAAGTTGTTTTCTTCGACTTTCTTCTGAGCTCTTTCGATAGATTTCGTAACCATAGGATGCTGTAGCACTTCTCCTTCTTTGTGGCCTAATTTATCCATGATAGAGGTAATCCTGTCAGAATTAAATAACCGCATTAAATTATCTTCAAAAGAAACAAAAAACTGACTCGATCCCGGATCTCCTTGTCTTCCGGCACGTCCCCTAAGCTGCCTGTCGACCCTTCTTGATTCATGTCTTTCGGTTCCTATAATAGCGAGTCCGCCGGCCTTTTTGACTTGATCAGATATTTTGATATCCGTACCCCGGCCCGCCATATTCGTAGCGATGGTTACCTTGCCAGGGTGTCCGGCTTCTGCAACGATTTCTGCTTCGCGTTGATGTTGTTTTGCATTTAAAACATTGTGAGGAATGCCTCTGAGTTGAAGCATTCTGCTTAATTTTTCAGAAATATCAACAGATGTTGTACCTACAAGGACAGGCCGCCCTTTGGATGTACAATCTGAAATTTCGTCTATGACTGCATTGTATTTTTCTCTGGATGTTTTATAAACCAAATCTTCTCTGTCATCTCTTACAATTTGTTTGTTTGTAGGAATCACGACCACATCAAGTTTATAAATTTGCCACAACTCGCCGGCCTCTGTTTCGGCGGTACCAGTCATCCCTGCCAACTTATGGTACATCCGGAAATAATTCTGTAGCGTTATCGTGGCATAAGTTTGTGTTAGTTCTCCAACTTTTACATTTTCTTTAGCTTCGATGGCCTGATGTAATCCATCTGAATATCGTCTCCCTTCCAATAATCTACCGGTCCCCTCATCTACGATTTTTACATGGCCTTCAATAACGACATAATCTTCATCTATTTCAAAAAGGGTGTATGCTTTGAGTAATTGACTTACACAATGTAATCTTTTAGATTTTATAGAAAAATCATCCAGGACTTTTTCCTTTGCTTTTGTTTGTTCCTCGCGGTTCAATTGATCATTACTTTCAATCATATTGATTTCATCTGATAAATCAGGAATCAGGAAAAAGTTATTATCAGATTCCCCATTACACAAAAAATCAATACCCAACGCGGTCAATTCAACCTGTCTGTTTTTTTCATCTATGGTAAATAATAAAGGTTCATCAGCAACCCGCATATTTTTGGATTGCTCTTGCATATAATAGTTCTCCGTTTTATGCAGCACATTCCGAATTCCATCTTCACTTAAATATTTTATAAGAGGCCTTGATTTTGGCATGGCCCTGTAGGCCCTAAACAAAGCCAAACCGCCTTCTCCTGCCTGATGTCCTGTAGATCCTTCCGTAATGAGCTTGCGCGCATCTGTGAGGTACATGGTAGACAATCTTCTTTGTTCGTTAATAAGTTTTTCAACTTTTGGTTTTAATACATTGTATTCCTGACTCTCTTCATCGAGATCAACCGGTCCTGATATAATCAACGGAGTCCTGGCATCATCTATTAAAACGCTATCGACTTCATCCACCATGGCATAATGATGTTTTCCCTGAACTTTTTCGTCGACACTGCGAACCATATTATCTCTGAGATAATCAAATCCAAATTCATTATTAGTACCATAAGTAATATGGCAATTGTAAGCATTTTTTCGCTGAATAGAGTTTGGTTTGTATTTGTCAATGCAATCAACGGTCAATAACAAAAATTCAAAAATGGGACCAACCCACTCACTATCTCTTCTGGCCAGGTAGTCGTTTACCGTTACGATATGAACACCTTCTCCGGTCAGGCCATTTAAATATGCAGGCAAGGTGGCGACTAGGGTTTTGCCTTCTCCTGTAGCCATCTCTGCTATTTTACCATCATGCAACACCATTCCGCCAATTAATTGCACATCGTAGTGAACCATATTCCAAACGACTTCTCCACCGCCTGCTGTCCAGCTATTTGCATAGCTGGCATATTCCCCATCTAATTTGATATAGGGTTTGGTTACTGCGAGATTTCTGTCGTGTTCTGTTGCTTTCACGCGCAACGTTTGGTTCTCTGTAAATCGCTTTGCGGTTTCTTTAACAACGGCGAATGCTTCAGGTAAGAGTTCCTTCAGAATTTCTTCAATTTGTTGATCGCGTTGCTTTATCGTTTGGTCAATTTGATTGTATATGTCTTCCTTGGCGAATACATCTTCAGTTTCATCGGAAGATTTTCTCAAAGCAGAAAGTTCTTCATCAATAACGCTTAGTTGCGTTTTTATCCGTTCGCGAAATTCAATAGTCTTCTGCCTGAGCGCATCATTGTCTAAATGAAGCAGCCCTTTTGTTGCTTCGTGAACCTCGTCAATTCTACCTGAATAAGACTGTACATCTTTATCTTGTTTCGTGCCAAAAATCTTCTTTAATATACTTCCAAACATGTCTGAAATTTACAAAATTATATCATATCTCACAAATCATTCCAGCCCAAATAATTATGTCAATTTGTCAGAATGTTGCTCTAAAAACTCCATTTAAGTCAAAAAAGGGGCTTGTGCTCTTGTTTTTCAAGTATAAAACGACAAAAAGGCCATATTTATTTAGGCGCTTTGATTTCCTTAAAAGCATTCCAAATATGGCGGGTCTGTAAAAATAAAAACAATAAAAATCCAATTCCGAAAAAGCTATTCCGAATGATTTCAAAGTAAGTCCGAAATTCTGTATAAAACGGAATTATATAAAAAATTAAAATTGCATTAAAAAAAAGAGCTCCCAATAATAAAAGGACCACCACGGCCAATCCTTTTTTTTCTTTTAAATAATTCTGTTGAAAGAGCAAAGAAAACAATGTTCTTCTATATTTTTTATCTTCAGGAACTAATTTTACAAGTTCTTTATAGATCAAAATTGCTTTCTTATTTTGATTGCTGTTGAGATATGCTTTTGCTTTCCAAAATATAGTTTCCAAATAAAAGAACCTGATACTTTCTTCAAATTTTTCATGATTTAATATTTCTTCCAATAATAGATCTGCTTCTTTATGTAAAGATGTATATTCATCCATAAAATAAAGTGCTTTTATAAAATCATGCTTAATTTCAATGTATTCCGCAAAGTCTAGTTGTGCAATTTCCAAGCGATGGGCTTTGTAGAAAAAATAATACTCGTAGTAGGCCTTTTGAGGCAATTTTTTAAATTGTAAGTAAACTGTTCTTGTTTCCGGCATCGCTAAATTTATCAATAGCTATGGATAGAAAAAAGCACTGGTCGCGATGGCGCTGCGTCTGATTCTATTGCTGCTACTTGTAGATTCAATAAATAATATCCGTCTTGAATCTGATCTGGAATAAATACCAATTCTGTAATGGTACAATGTAATTTCCGTTGTTCACTCCAAAAAATATGATGACAAGCCAGCAGCCCGTCATCCATTTCTTTATCTACAGACGGTAGGTCAATTAGTAAATGCTTATAGCCCCTTTCTACCAACCACTTCATGGCTTCCGGATCTACAAAGGGAGGATTGGTGCCTGAATAATGCCTGGATTTTTTTTGCTCATCGTTAGGTAGTGTACGAATGATTAAAAAATCAGTTTGCTGAATTTCGGCCATTAATAATTCCAAGCTGGATTTTAGTATTGACCGGTCTCCATTTTCAGATTGTGTTGGGTAAACAGAAAGCAAACATGCGATCCCAAAAAAATCTTTGAAAATTCCATTGACACTCTCTCTGTTTTCAGAGATATGTCCAATTCCTTCCGTGTGAGTTCCGCCTCCATGAAAATTTATAAAACTATTGTAAAAATTTACGGGTCCGCCTTGTTTCACGCTTCCAATAAAATCTCCACTCTTCACTGCTTGTGAATTATAAAAAGGTGCATAAAAACAATTAACCTGATGATATTCCTCTTTAAATGAAATGGAAATGTCTATTCCTTCATCCAGGTTTGCAGTATATTCGGTTTGATTCCAGGAAAATTTGATCTCCATAGTTTTAATTCCGTTTATCGATTCCCCAA
This sequence is a window from Saprospiraceae bacterium. Protein-coding genes within it:
- the secA gene encoding preprotein translocase subunit SecA is translated as MFGSILKKIFGTKQDKDVQSYSGRIDEVHEATKGLLHLDNDALRQKTIEFRERIKTQLSVIDEELSALRKSSDETEDVFAKEDIYNQIDQTIKQRDQQIEEILKELLPEAFAVVKETAKRFTENQTLRVKATEHDRNLAVTKPYIKLDGEYASYANSWTAGGGEVVWNMVHYDVQLIGGMVLHDGKIAEMATGEGKTLVATLPAYLNGLTGEGVHIVTVNDYLARRDSEWVGPIFEFLLLTVDCIDKYKPNSIQRKNAYNCHITYGTNNEFGFDYLRDNMVRSVDEKVQGKHHYAMVDEVDSVLIDDARTPLIISGPVDLDEESQEYNVLKPKVEKLINEQRRLSTMYLTDARKLITEGSTGHQAGEGGLALFRAYRAMPKSRPLIKYLSEDGIRNVLHKTENYYMQEQSKNMRVADEPLLFTIDEKNRQVELTALGIDFLCNGESDNNFFLIPDLSDEINMIESNDQLNREEQTKAKEKVLDDFSIKSKRLHCVSQLLKAYTLFEIDEDYVVIEGHVKIVDEGTGRLLEGRRYSDGLHQAIEAKENVKVGELTQTYATITLQNYFRMYHKLAGMTGTAETEAGELWQIYKLDVVVIPTNKQIVRDDREDLVYKTSREKYNAVIDEISDCTSKGRPVLVGTTSVDISEKLSRMLQLRGIPHNVLNAKQHQREAEIVAEAGHPGKVTIATNMAGRGTDIKISDQVKKAGGLAIIGTERHESRRVDRQLRGRAGRQGDPGSSQFFVSFEDNLMRLFNSDRITSIMDKLGHKEGEVLQHPMVTKSIERAQKKVEENNFGIRKRLLEYDDVMNIQREAIYKKRNHALYGDRLTVDLSYMFHSTIEQLLARHKANHDYESFEYDVIGVLGFEPQMDKSFFNESRDHEIINEINKQFFEWYQKKEEQFIEVLMPLIKNVKQNEGNKYQRVAIPITDGHTEPIPIGVEMAEAMDSAGQSIMRDIEKTIALIKLDHNWKEHLRNMDELKESVQAASFEQKDPLVIYKLEAFKLFEQLVYKMNQEITSFLAKSRLLFSVDQQVTEAKAQKTDYSKTRTSRAEENMKRAAESAGNAAAQAQQTIRNTIPKVGRNDMCPCGSGKKFKNCHGNI
- a CDS encoding cyclase family protein; protein product: MEIKFSWNQTEYTANLDEGIDISISFKEEYHQVNCFYAPFYNSQAVKSGDFIGSVKQGGPVNFYNSFINFHGGGTHTEGIGHISENRESVNGIFKDFFGIACLLSVYPTQSENGDRSILKSSLELLMAEIQQTDFLIIRTLPNDEQKKSRHYSGTNPPFVDPEAMKWLVERGYKHLLIDLPSVDKEMDDGLLACHHIFWSEQRKLHCTITELVFIPDQIQDGYYLLNLQVAAIESDAAPSRPVLFSIHSY
- a CDS encoding SPOR domain-containing protein, coding for MAIYNNSIKLIWISLILCGPILKGQTNIIIKEDPTVSREMEKYIRNNSSVTHLSGWRIAVTTTTDRRLMEQTKVKFQNQFDYKVKWEYKEPYYYLRAGAFLTRTEANQALDAVKKKFPEAFLSMDKVAYEEL